Proteins from a single region of Thunnus albacares chromosome 16, fThuAlb1.1, whole genome shotgun sequence:
- the slc35b2 gene encoding adenosine 3'-phospho 5'-phosphosulfate transporter 1 isoform X1, protein MPSFSWRIWLALVLLLFPSSVAAEEESSLLEGWRDVWLFRFLINMLGYSSIIIPGYFLISYFKRSNYLETGSGICYPFIKTCVFGSEAKTGLLDDVSVAPRNEGDSGSSIRQVVKLIFCAAGLQASYLTWGVLQERVMTRSYGATTPEETGEKFKDSQFLVFMNRILALTVSGLWCILFKQPRHGAPMYKYSFASLSNILSSWCQYEALKYISFPTQVLAKASKVIPVMLMGKIVSRKSYEYWEYLTAVLISVGVSMFLLSSTTSKHPSTVTTFSGIIILVGYIVFDSFTSNWQDNLFKYKMSSVQMMFGVNLFSCLFTVGSLLEQGAFFDSLAFMTRHSEFAFHAVLLSVCSACGQLFIFYTISQFGAAIFTIIMTLRQAIAILLSCFLYGHAITVVGGFGIATVFLALFLRVYARSRMKSGRRSAQPLAQV, encoded by the exons ATGCCTTCTTTTTCATGGAG GATTTGGCTTGCACTGGTGTTGCTTCTCTTCCCTTCCTCTGTTGCCGCAGAAGAAGAGTCGTCACTTCTCGAAGGCTGGCGCGATGTCTGGCTCTTTCGCTTCCTCATCAACATGCTGGGATACTCCTCCATCATTATTCCCGGCTACTTCCTCATTAGCTACTTCAAGCGTAGTAATTACCTAGAAACAG GTAGTGGGATTTGCTACCCTTTTATCAAGACCTGTGTGTTTGGCAGTGAGGCCAAGACAGGTCTATTGGACGATGTGTCGGTTGCACCCAGGAATGAGGGTGATTCAGGCTCATCAATCAGACAGGTTGTCAAGTTGATCTTTTGTGCGGCTGGACTTCAG GCATCGTACCTGACATGGGGCGTCCTGCAGGAGAGGGTGATGACACGTTCCTACGGAGCCACAACTCCAGAAGAGACAGGCGAGAAATTCAAGGACTCACAGTTCTTGGTCTTCATGAACCGTATCCTGGCTCTGACCGTGTCGGGCCTGTGGTGCATCCTGTTCAAACAACCTCGCCATGGAGCACCAATGTACAAGTACTCCTTCGCCTCACTCTCCAACATCCTGAGCAGCTGGTGCCAGTATGAGGCCCTCAAGTACATCAGCTTCCCTACTCAAGTCCTGGCCAAGGCCTCCAAGGTCATTCCTGTCATGCTCATGGGCAAGATCGTCTCCCGTAAGAGCTACGAATACTGGGAGTACTTGACGGCCGTGCTAATCTCAGTGGGCGTCAGCATGTTCTTACTGTCCAGCACGACCAGCAAGCACCCGTCCACCGTCACCACCTTCAGCGGGATCATCATCCTCGTTGGCTACATCGTCTTCGACAGCTTCACCTCCAACTGGCAGGACAACCTGTTCAAGTACAAGATGTCGTCAGTGCAGATGATGTTTGGCGTCAACTTGTTCTCCTGCCTCTTCACTGTCGGCTCGCTGCTGGAGCAGGGTGCCTTCTTTGACTCGCTGGCCTTCATGACACGTCACTCCGAGTTCGCCTTCCATGCCGTGTTGCTCTCCGTGTGCTCGGCATGTGGCCAGCTCTTCATCTTCTACACGATCAGCCAGTTTGGTGCTGCCATCTTTACCATCATAATGACCCTGCGGCAAGCCATCGCCattctcctctcttgtttcctttACGGTCACGCCATCACCGTGGTGGGTGGCTTTGGCATTGCCACAGTATTCCTGGCGCTCTTCCTGCGGGTGTATGCCCGTAGCCGCATGAAGTCAGGCCGGCGGTCAGCGCAGCCGCTCGCACAGGTGTAG
- the nfkbie gene encoding NF-kappa-B inhibitor epsilon, with protein MASDDCTKDDLQEENRTDSAIDSYRSILKSEEPRETSPDLSEPTDKFSTTEERLDSAYGSSSLTVDSLSEIVESFTLSNAEEEQAESAELSEQDENFLTTITEDGDTILHLAIIHEEELITQQLIQLFPKEVLDIQNNLYQSPLHLATYLDLTDVVKSLVEKGASLKLQDQDGNTALHVACQHGQTKCATEMTREVSPSKLAPIVETKNWRGLACLHLAALNRQHQMMKLLMKKGADLNIQEGTSGKTALHLAVELHDVTSVKLLLNRGANVDAAMFNGCTPLHLAVGRQDATIANLLFQSGADIMLRNMEDETALDLADGNYDILALFPFDDIQISGRSVVGMNF; from the exons ATGGCGAGCGACGACTGTACGAAAGATGACTTGCAGGAGGAAAACCGCACAGACTCGGCCATTGACTCGTACCGCTCCATATTGAAGTCGGAGGAGCCGCGGGAGACGAGCCCCGACTTAAGCGAGCCGACGGACAAGTTTTCCACCACGGAGGAGCGCCTGGATTCAGCCTACGGCTCATCGTCCCTCACCGTGGATAGCCTGTCAGAGATAGTGGAGAGCTTCACGCTTTCCAACGCCGAAGAGGAGCAAGCAGAGAGCGCTGAGCTCTCTGAACAGGATGAGAACTTTCTCACAACTATTACTGAAGATGGAGACAC AATCCTGCACCTAGCAATCATCCATGAAGAAGAATTAATCACTCAACAGTTGATACAGCTATTCCCAAAAGAAGTCCTGGACATCCAAAACAATTTATACCAG AGCCCCTTACACCTGGCCACCTATCTGGACCTGACAGATGTAGTGAAGAGCCTGGTGGAGAAAGGGGCCAGTCTGAAGCTGCAGGACCAGGATGGTAACACAGCACTCCATGTGGCCTGCCAGCATGGACAGACAAAGTGTGCCACCGAGATGACCCGAGAGGTTTCCCCCAGCAAGCTGGCGCCAATCGTGGAAACAAAGAACTGGAGAG GTCTCGCCTGTCTTCACTTGGCTGCACTGAACAGGCAACATCAGATGATGAAGCTCTTGATGAAAAAGGGAGCAGACCTGAATATCCAG GAGGGAACCAGTGGCAAAACAGCTCTTCATCTTGCTGTCGAGCTGCACGACGTCACGTCAGTGAAGTTGCTGCTCAACAGGGGAGCCAACGTGGATGCTGCCATGTTTAACGGTTGCACACCCTTGCATCTGGCAGTGGGGAGGCAGGATGCCACCATTGCCAACCTCCTTTTTCAATCCGGTGCTGACATAATGCTGCGAAACATGGAGGACGAGACGGCGCTGGATCTGGCAGATGGCAATTATGAT attttggcTCTATTTCCATTTGACGACATCCAAATCTCCGGGAGGTCGGTGGTTGGCATGAACTTTTGA
- the tmem151ba gene encoding transmembrane protein 151B: protein MSPASAATASESSTTTVPEEEPDSPREEQRPQKQSLIKALCQETHWKCLLLSLLMYGCVGVMAWCQVTKVTHLSFDSAYKGKSMMYHDSPCSNGYIYIPLAFLVMLYVVYLVECWHCYTRNELQYKVDLETVAECNQRMRQATPCIWWKAISYHYVRRTRQVTRYRNGDAYTTTQVYHERVNTHVAEAEFDYGNCGVKDISKHLLGLEGFPITRVRFTKCFSFANVESENSYLTQRARFFTENEGQDDYMEAREGMHLKNVDFKEYMIAFSDPNHLPWYASNSTFWAAAALTLSWPLRVLTEYRTACVHYHVEKLFGFDYVPVTPSEERPYCRHIPRVNTIDSTELEWHIRSNQQLVPSYSEAVLMDLAQLSGSCNSYSVCGGYGSYRQNCERCHRAISSSSIFSRSALSICNTGSPRIPFSASRFSLGRLYGSRRSCLWRSSGSLNEPSCPTESTRCLSGQQTSEENPPAYQDALYFPVLIVHRNEGCLNHDHRSLHRNGSCVETSL, encoded by the exons ATGTCCCCAGCATCGGCTGCAACGGCCAGTGAGAGCAGCACCACCACTGTCCCCGAAGAGGAGCCGGACAGCCCCCGAGAGGAG CAGCGGCCCCAGAAACAGTCCCTGATTAAAGCCTTATGTCAGGAAACCCACTGGAAATGCCTGCTGCTGTCCCTGCTGATGTACGGCTGCGTCGGAGTCATGGCCTGGTGCCAGGTGACCAAGGTCACACACCTCTCCTTCGACAGCGCTTACAAGGGAAAGTCTATGATGTACCACGACAGTCCCTGCTCCAATGGCTACATCTACATCCCTCTGGCCTTCCTGGTCATGCTCTACGTGGTCTACCTGGTGGAGTGTTGGCACTGCTACACCAGGAACGAGCTGCAGTACAAGGTAGATCTGGAGACAGTGGCGGAGTGCAACCAGCGGATGCGGCAGGCTACTCCCTGCATCTGGTGGAAGGCCATCAGCTACCACTATGTCAGGAGGACGCGGCAAGTGACACGCTATCGCAATGGAGATGCCTACACCACCACGCAGGTCTACCATGAGAGAGTCAACACCCATGTTGCTGAGGCGGAGTTTGACTATGGGAACTGTGGGGTTAAGGACATCTCAAAGCACCTTCTGGGCCTGGAAGGCTTCCCTATCACCAGGGTGAGGTTCACTAAGTGCTTTAGCTTTGCTAATGTGGAGTCTGAAAACTCCTACCTGACCCAGCGGGCCAGGTTCTTTACAGAGAATGAAGGCCAGGATGACTACATGGAGGCCCGTGAGGGGATGCACCTGAAGAATGTAGACTTTAAGGAATATATGATTGCCTTTTCTGACCCTAATCACCTTCCCTGGTACGCATCCAACTCCACTTTCTGGGCAGCAGCTGCTTTAACCCTCTCCTGGCCTCTGCGGGTGCTGACAGAGTACCGCACTGCCTGTGTCCACTACCATGTGGAGAAGCTGTTTGGCTTCGACTATGTGCCCGTAACGCCATCTGAGGAGCGGCCGTATTGCCGACACATCCCACGAGTCAACACAATCGACAGCACAGAGCTGGAGTGGCACATCCGCTCCAACCAACAGCTGGTTCCCAGCTATTCAGAGGCAGTTCTCATGGACCTGGCCCAGCTCTCAGGGAGCTGTAATAGTTACTCCGTATGTGGTGGCTACGGTAGTTACAGGCAGAACTGTGAACGCTGCCACCGTGCcatcagcagctcctccatcttctcccGCAGCGCCCTCAGCATCTGCAACACGGGGAGCCCCCGCATCCCCTTCAGCGCCAGTCGCTTCTCACTAGGTCGGCTGTACGGCTCCAGGCGGAGCTGCTTGTGGAGGAGCAGCGGGAGCCTGAATGAGCCCTCCTGCCCCACAGAGAGCACGCGCTGTCTGTCAGGCCAGCAGACCAGCGAGGAGAACCCTCCAGCCTATCAGGACGCGCTGTACTTCCCAGTGCTCATTGTACATCGCAACGAAGGCTGCCTCAACCACGACCATCGCTCCCTGCACAGAAACGGCTCCTGCGTGGAGACGTCTCTATGA
- the slc35b2 gene encoding adenosine 3'-phospho 5'-phosphosulfate transporter 1 isoform X2, whose product MTRSYGATTPEETGEKFKDSQFLVFMNRILALTVSGLWCILFKQPRHGAPMYKYSFASLSNILSSWCQYEALKYISFPTQVLAKASKVIPVMLMGKIVSRKSYEYWEYLTAVLISVGVSMFLLSSTTSKHPSTVTTFSGIIILVGYIVFDSFTSNWQDNLFKYKMSSVQMMFGVNLFSCLFTVGSLLEQGAFFDSLAFMTRHSEFAFHAVLLSVCSACGQLFIFYTISQFGAAIFTIIMTLRQAIAILLSCFLYGHAITVVGGFGIATVFLALFLRVYARSRMKSGRRSAQPLAQV is encoded by the coding sequence ATGACACGTTCCTACGGAGCCACAACTCCAGAAGAGACAGGCGAGAAATTCAAGGACTCACAGTTCTTGGTCTTCATGAACCGTATCCTGGCTCTGACCGTGTCGGGCCTGTGGTGCATCCTGTTCAAACAACCTCGCCATGGAGCACCAATGTACAAGTACTCCTTCGCCTCACTCTCCAACATCCTGAGCAGCTGGTGCCAGTATGAGGCCCTCAAGTACATCAGCTTCCCTACTCAAGTCCTGGCCAAGGCCTCCAAGGTCATTCCTGTCATGCTCATGGGCAAGATCGTCTCCCGTAAGAGCTACGAATACTGGGAGTACTTGACGGCCGTGCTAATCTCAGTGGGCGTCAGCATGTTCTTACTGTCCAGCACGACCAGCAAGCACCCGTCCACCGTCACCACCTTCAGCGGGATCATCATCCTCGTTGGCTACATCGTCTTCGACAGCTTCACCTCCAACTGGCAGGACAACCTGTTCAAGTACAAGATGTCGTCAGTGCAGATGATGTTTGGCGTCAACTTGTTCTCCTGCCTCTTCACTGTCGGCTCGCTGCTGGAGCAGGGTGCCTTCTTTGACTCGCTGGCCTTCATGACACGTCACTCCGAGTTCGCCTTCCATGCCGTGTTGCTCTCCGTGTGCTCGGCATGTGGCCAGCTCTTCATCTTCTACACGATCAGCCAGTTTGGTGCTGCCATCTTTACCATCATAATGACCCTGCGGCAAGCCATCGCCattctcctctcttgtttcctttACGGTCACGCCATCACCGTGGTGGGTGGCTTTGGCATTGCCACAGTATTCCTGGCGCTCTTCCTGCGGGTGTATGCCCGTAGCCGCATGAAGTCAGGCCGGCGGTCAGCGCAGCCGCTCGCACAGGTGTAG